The genomic window GACTGGAAGAGGGTGTCGGAATGGGCCCCCTTGCAACACGCAACCAGTTCAACAGCATCATGGCGCTTGTGGAAGATGCCCGCGCCAAGGGTGCGAACGTTGCCGCAGGTGGCGAACGTGTCGGCAATCGCGGTTTCTTCCATCAGCCAACCGTGCTGGCCGATATGACACCTGCCATGCGCGCCATGAACGATGAACCATTCGGACCGCTGGCACTGATCATGCCGGTCGATTCAATCGATGATGCGCTTGCTGAGGCGAACCGCCTGCCCGTGGGGCTTGCCTCCTATGCGTTTACCGATAGCCGCAAGACTTCGGAAAAAATTGCGGGCGGCATTAAGGCAGGCATGCTGGGCCTCAACCATTTCGCTCTCGCTATTCCCGAAACGCCCTTCGGCGGCGTCAAGGACAGCGGGTTCGGATCGGAAGGCGGCATAGAGGGCCTCGATGCCTTTATGATGCCGTTTCTGGTTTCAGCCGCAGTGTGAACGAATAACCCTCCAAGTCGTCCAACACGGGACTAGAATATAGACTCGTCTTTTGATTTGGCTCAACCGAGTTCATACGAAATGTACTCATGTTAAGAGACGATCGTGGAATCTAAAAGAACACTTCCCAGAAGTCATCGGGACCGCTCGCGTAACAGGCAGGTCAGAATTCAGGTCGCTATGTTTCTGGCAGGATTTGCCACGTTTTCCCTTATCTATTGCGTACAGCCCCTATTGCCCGAGTTTGCGGCACATTTTGGCATTAGCGCCGGAGAAAGCTCGCTTGCAATGTCGCTCACAACCGCAAGTTTGGCGATGTCTATCCTGCTTATGGCCGCATTTTCTGAGAAAGTCGGGCGCCGTGGACTCATATTCTTTTCAATGGTGCTGGCATCCGTATTCGCAATTGCCGCCGCTATAGCACCCTCGTGGGAGGGGATTCTTTTGGCGCGTACGCTCCAGGGTGTTGCTCTTGGAGGTGTGCCGGCGGTGGCAATGGCCTATCTCGCGGAGGAGGTGTCTCCTGAACGTCTAGGGCTGTCCATGGGGCTTTATGTCGGTGGAACCGCGTTCGGGGGCATGGCCGGAAGAGTGGTAACCGGAGCTTTGGCTGAATGGTTAACCTGGAAAGGTGCGCTGGCGATCATCGGACTGATCGATCTTATGACGGCATTTCTTTTCCTGCTGCTTTTACCCGCATCCACAAATTTTGTGGCCCGGAAGGGCTTGTCTCTTCAAACCCATTTACGTGCCTGGTCAGATCATCTGCGCGATCCATTTCTCTTTCTACTGTTTTCAATCGGTTTTGTTTCTCTCGGTGCCTTTATGGCGATCTACAATTTTATCGGCTTTCGACTCATAAATGAGCCCTATAATTTAAATTCAGCGCAAATCGGTTTGATCTTTCTCGCCTATATCGGAGGAATCGCAGCATCAGCAAGCGCGGGTGCACTGGCCAATCGAATTGGACGTGGCACGATTATGTTGGCTGGTACGATCATCTGCCTGACGGGCGTTGGCCTGACGACGCTCACGCCGCTCTATGCGATAATCGCCGGAATCGTAACGGTAACAATCGGATTTTTCATGGTGCATTCCGTCGCGAGCGCCTGGGTGGGAAAGCGCGCGCCACGCAACAAAGGGCATGCATCTTCGCTTTATCTTTTGTCCTATTATCTGGGCGCAAGCGTATTGGGATCCTCGGGCGGGCTGGCATGGCGCGGTGGGGGATGGGACGCGGTGGCATTATATGCAGCCGGGCTTCTTTCCGGCTTGCTGCTCCTGACGATCCTGCTTCGCAGAGCAGAAGACGGGTCATGGCAATCTCAGACATAGAGGAACGAATATTGCCGACAGCATACATGACAATCATCTTTGTCCAGGGAGGGACTTCATGACAAATCAGAACGATCTTTTTTCACCCACATGCATCGGTGCCATTCCGGTTGCCAATCGTATTGCAATGGCACCGCTGACGCGCGCCCGTGCAGGCATGGACGGCGTCCACACACCGTTGGCCGTAGACTATTACCGCCAACGCGCTTCCGCCGGGCTGATCATTACCGAAGCTACCAATATCTCGCAGCAAGGCAGGGGATATGCTTTTACGCCGGGAATCTATACCGACGAGCATGTGAAATGCTGGAGAACAATTGCAGATGCCGTCCATGACGCTGGCGGCAGAATTGTCATGCAATTGTGGCATGTAGGACGCTTTTCCCACAGCAGCCTGCAGGACGGAGAAAATCCACCCGTTGCGCCCACTGCCCTTCAAGCCGAGGGGGAAACCTATACGGAGAAGGGTTTTGAACGTCCTTCTATGCCGCGCGCGCTTGAGATCAATGAGATCACCGGTATAATCGACGATTATCGACATGCGGCTCGGTGTGCGCTGGCTGCCGGAATGGACGGCGTGGAGGTACATTCGGCCAACAACTATCTGCTCGAGCAGTTCATACGCGACAGCACTAACCATCGCACTGACCGTTATGGCGGATCGATCGAAAACCGCACGCGTCTAACGGTGGAAGTTACACAGGCTGTCGCGGAGATATGGGGATCGGAGCGTGTCGGCGTTCGACTGTCTCCTCTTACGAGGTCGCCAGCCAATGCACCGTTCGATAGCACTCCACAGGAAACCTATGGCTTTCTTGCCGAGCGGCTTGGCGAACTTGGGCTGGCGTACCTGCATTGTGTGGAAGGGCAGACGCGGGGAGCCAACGCCGCATCAGAGTTCGATTTTCAGCTCCTGCGTCGCAAGTTCGGAGGCCAGTATATTGCCAATAATGGCTACAACGGTCCATTAGCGCGTGAAGCGATTACGAGCGGTTGGGCTGATATGGTCGCTTTCGGACAGTATTTTATTGCTAATCCAGATCTAGTGGAACGACTTCGCGTCGGCGCTCCTCTTATAGAAGCGCCACGGGAGACATACTATGGCGGCGGTGCCCGCGGCTATATCGACTGGGTGACCATGCCATCTTAATGAGCAAGCAGTACCTCTCTGCGAGAGACTAAATATGTAAAAGTCTCACCGAAAAAGATTTGAGTGAAATCAGCCAGTTATGATTATGTTTGTTTCTTTATGACGAAGGGAGGCCACAATGGGTTGGACTGATTTCACCCGTCGGCAATATGCCCAACGCGCAATACGGTATGCAAGCGATTGACGGACCGGGAATGGGAATTGATTTCGCCTTGCCTGCCTGAACCGAGGCGGCTGGGCAGGCCGCAGCACCGATCTTCACGAGGTGGTGAATGCGTTGCTTTACATCACCACGACCGGTTGCCAGTGGCGGATGATGCCCAGAGATTTTCCGTCATTTACCACTGTGCAGTCCTATTTTTACGAATGGCGCGCGACAGTTATGGCGTCGGATCAACCACCATCTTGTGATGGAGGTACGTGAATTGGTAGGTCGAGAAGCCTCGCCGTCTGCAGGCGTGATCGACAGAAAAATCGTGTCAACGGCGGATAAATCACCATATTTCTCAGTCACTTATCCCATTTCGAGACAAGTGATTTCCGAGCAGGAATTATATATAAATTCGATAGAATAATAAGATTAAATTTTCCGGTCACCAAGGTGCTGGCGGCAAAGTTTCATCGTCTACCGCGCCGCAAATAAACTATTTTACCTGTTAAATAACTTTCGATCATCTAGTCTCCTTCTGCAACTGAAGAGTGGGTGGTGACGGGTATGAAAGTGCGGACTAGGGGGAGTGGAGGGCTGATGATTTGGGCGGGCAGTCTTTTTGTCCTGCTTGGCCTGTTGTTCCTCATGCCCGTGATCATGCTTGTAATCGGCATATTTACAACCGAGCCGCTCGGGCAGGGGGCGGACTGGAGCTTTTCGGCATTTTCTGTGCTGGCGACTCCGAACGTGCAATCGGCCTTCATTGCTTCAACGGTGATCGCGATAGTAACGTCGATCGCCGGAGTGACGATCGCCGCAGTCTTTGCGTTTTTGTCGGAACGCACCGACGCACCGCTTCGTCGTTTGATCACGCCGGCGATGCTGGTGATGTTCGCGACCCCATCCATCTATTATGCGCTCGGCTTCAGCCTGCTCGCCAATCCCTACACCGGCCTGCTCAACGATGTCGCCCGCATCCTCTGGGGATCTACCGGACCGGTCGTCAACATCGAATCCTGGGGTGGGTTGCTGACCGTCCTGACATTCCGCACCGTCGCCTTTGTTTATCTCCTGATGGTCGCGGCCTTTCGGGCGATCGATCGTGCTCATGAGGACGCCTCGCTGGCGAGCGGTGCCACCCCACTGACAACTTTCCTAAGGATAGACCTGCCGATCATTGCGCCCGCGCTCAGTGGCGCGGCAATCTATGCGATGATCGCGGGGCTGCAGTCCTTCGACACGCCGTTGATCCTCGGCCAGCCGGTCGGAATCGTACCGCTCGCAAGCCTCGTCTACGGCCTGATCGACCGCCAGTTCCCACCGCAATACAGTCACGCTGGTCTTCTCGGCACAATCCTGGTCGTTATCGCATTGGCCATGGCTACCCTGCAGCACCGGCTGCTCGGCAGGAAGAGCTTCGTTTCGATCGGTGGTAAAGGTGCGCGGCCTGAACCGCACAGGCTTGGGCGCTGGGGCGCTGCTGCCGGCAGCTTCATTGCTCTCTACCTGCTGATCGTGCAGATTATTCCTTTTGGCATGCTGATCTTCTCGGCATTCCAGCCCTATCCGGGCGTCTACGGTACGCTCACCTTGCAGCATTTCAGCCGGGTTCTGGCCTCGCCGCGCACCACAACAGCAGTTACCACGACCATCGCGCTTTCGGTCGGTGTGAGCTTCGTATCGATGGTTCTCGCCCTCGCAATTGCCGTTGTCAGCAACCGGCTGTCGGCCGTGTGGGGTGCGCTGATGCGGTCCCTCGTCCTTATTCCTTTCGCGATGCCCGGTATTGTCACCGCGGTAGCGATCGTCTGGGCTTACATCAGCATTCCCGGCCTGCGCGAGCTTTACGGAACGGTGTGGCTGATGGCCATCGGACTGGTTGTGGTCGTAATGCCGTTTGCGCTGCATCAGGCTCAATCCGGCCTCAGTCAGATCGCGCCCGAACTTTATGCATCCGCGCAGGTGAGCGGCGCACCGCCGGCCCGTGCATTTGCCGACATCGTTCTGCCGCTGATCCTTCCGCACTTTCTGACGGGCTGGTTTCTTGCCGCCATCGCGATTGCCGGCACGCTGGATATTCCGCTCCTGCTTGGCTCGCCCCATGTGACCACGATCGCGGCGGAAGTCTTCGATCTGTCCGCGCAAGGCAAGGTCGCGCAGGCCGCGGCGCTACTCATCATGCTTGTCGGTGGGCTGTCGCTGGCCGGCCTCCTCTGTCTAGCCGTTCGCCGCTGGGCGAGGAATTCCGTCATGCGCCGCGTGATGGCTAGGGCGAATGCAACACACAACCGGCTCAATCCGTTTTCCGCATCGGTACAAGGAGCAACGCGATGACCGCGATCAGCATTCACAGACTGCGCAAATCGTACGGAAGTGCGGTCGCGCTTCGAAGCCTCGATCTGGATGTCCGGGAAGGTGAATTCGTCGTACTTCTCGGTCCCTCTGGCTGCGGCAAGTCGACTACTCTGCGTTCCATCGCCGGACTGGAGCAGCCTGACGACGGTGTCATCCAGTTCGGTCTGCGGACGGTGTTCGATGCGGCCCTTGGCCGTTTCGATCCGCCGCACCGGCGCAATATCGGCATGGTATTCCAAAGTTATGCCCTCTGGCCGCATATGACCGTGGCTCAGAATGTCGGTTACCCGATCAAGGTGAGGGGCGGATCGGACAACAGCGTGCGACAGGGGGTGGCAATGGCCCTGGCGCTCGCCGATCTCGCGGCCTATGCTGAACGGTTCCCCCACGAACTGTCCGGCGGCCAGCAGCAGCGCATCGCGCTTGCCCGGGCGGTTGCTGCCGATCCGGCGGTCCTGTTGTTCGACGAACCGTTGTCTAATCTCGATGCGCAATTGCGTCAACGCCTGCGCAACGATCTGCGCCGGATCCATAAGGAGGCACCCCGCACCTCGGTTTACGTCACCCATGACCAGTCGGAAGCACTGGCTCTCGCGGATCGGGTTGTTGTGATGCGGGCAGGCGCCATCGAGCAGATCGGTACACCTGAGGAGATCTTCCGCCAGCCACTAACCCGGTTCGTTGCCGAGTTCGTCGGCTTCGAGAATTTTCTGGAAGCGACCGTCGATACCGTGGACGACGGGGTAACCTTTATCCACCCGAGGGGCTGGCCGGAGCGTATCGCCATCGTGCCGCGCAGGAAGGTGGAGCCCGGGGAAGCGCTTCTCGTCGCATTCCGCGCCGCCGCGATACGGCCGACCGGAGACGGTGCCGCCGGAGGCACCAGTGGCGCGCTTCTCAATCCGCTTTATTGCGGCGATCACTATCGCGCCGATCTGTCGATCGGTCCCGACCGGCTCGCCATGACGCTGTCCATGGAACACGCCGCCCTGGTCCGAAGCGGGCAGGCGATGAACGTGCCCTTCATCATTCAGCCGGAAGAGATCGTCCTGCTCGATCCGGTGCTCGACAACCCGACCTCCCTGCCAGCCCGCGCTCAGGCCGCGTGAGACCAAAAATCGGAAAACACCGTCAAGGAAACCACAATGTCCATGCTCAACAAATTGAAGGCCTCGGCGATTTCAGCCGGCCTCGTCCTGCTCGCCATCACTGGTGCTTCTGCCGCACAGGTTCCCGCCGAACTTGTGCCGCTCTACGGGAAGGCAAAGACGGCAGGAGCACGCGAGGTCGTCGTCTACACGCCCTATGGCAATCACGACCCACTGTGGAAAGCGTTCAACGAGGACTTTCCCGAATTCAGCGTCAATGCAGTCGTTATTACCGGAGCGCCCCTAGCCACACGTCTTCAGGCGGAGAAGGCGACCGGCAACCATGCCGGTGACATCGTCATCGGCAATGCGAGCGCGACGATTGCCTACAAGGAGCTCGGTTATCTGGACGCTGACACGCCGCCGACGGTTGGCACTCTTCCGGCACGTTTCAAGGATCCGGAAGGCTATTTCCAGATCCCCTTCACCAATCTTTTCACGCTGATCTACAACACAAGGCTGGTGGCCGAGGCGGATGTTCCAAGGACGCTCGACGAGATCCTCTCGGACAAGTGGAAGGGCAAGTTCACCTATGGCCGCGTCCGCGGCACCGGTGCCACCGACACGGCCCTGGCGACGCTGGATTACAACGGCGCCCTGACCCCGCAGCAGCTGCGTCTCATCCACGACAATTCCGTCGAATCCGATGGCAACGGTCCCGCAATCCAGGCGGTCGCTCAGGGCCGGCTGCCGTTCGATCTGTGGGCGCCGACCCAGAGCGTGGTGCCGCTGCAGAAGGACGGCGCACCGCTCGGCATCCGTTTCCTCGAAGATTCATCGATCGTGTTCGGCCCCGGTGTCGCACTCCTGGCCGGGTCTCCGAACAGAGACGCCGCAAAGCTTCTAAAGGCGTGGCTCTATACGCCTCGCGCCCAGGCGATCTATGCCGCTGCGACCAACAGTTACGGCACCATCCCAGGAACACCTTTACCGGCAGGCCTGCCTTCCGTCGATACCTATCGGTTCAAGGACATTCCTGCGGCCGAGGCCAATACCTATCTGCACAACTTCCAGAAAAAGACCCAGCCGATCTGGGAATATTGAGAGCAAGGAGGGTTATAGAGATGCCAATAGAGTTCCGTGCGCGGCTTCCCGCTTCCGATAAGGCGGACGCCAGTCGTCTGTCCTCGGACCAGAACAACCAGAGCCGCCAGGCCAGCTATTTCGGCGCATCGGTGATCCAGCGTTCAGTGGACGAGGAGTTCCTCACCCGCACCGCGCGTGACAACGAGAATTCCGGTTTCCACAGTGCGCTAATCGCCCAGCGCAGCACCTGGCCTGAAGTCGCTGCGCTCGCGACATGGGTGCTAGCCAATACAAAAACGCTGAAGATCGTTATGGCGCATCGCATCGGTCTTCAGCAGCCGACTGTCGCGGCGCGCGCGCTCGCCACGATCGATCGGTTGTCGCAGGGTAGGGCACTCGTACACTTTATCCTGGGCAGCACCGAGGAAGACCAGCGCCGGGACGGCGACTTCTTGGCTAAAGCCGATCGCTACCGGCGGGCCGGTGAATATCTCGAGATCTTCAACCGTCTTCTGACCGGCAGCGAACCCTTCGACTTCGAAGGGGAATTCTACCGCGTCGAAAACGCCATCCCGTCCGTTCATCCGGTCCAGAGCCCGCGGCCTGTCCTTTCGATCGCAAGCGCCGCCGACGAGGGCCTGGATCTCGCTGCCCGGCATGTGGATACCTACGCGCTGAGTGCCGAACCGCTGGCGGAAACCCGTGAAATCCTGACCCGGGTGAAAAGCCGGGCTGACAAGCTCGGGAAACGGTTGCGGTTCTGGAGAGATGCGAATTTCATCCTCGCACCGACAGACGAGGCCGCGCGCGCGAAGGCCGAAACGCTGAAAGCCAATCTCGCCGCGAATGCCAGCGGGGCCAACAATCTCAGCCTGTTCTCGCCGCAAAGCGTCGGCGGCCAGCGCGGCGCCGAGTTCTCAGCGCGGGGCGACTGGCACGATCGCGCGCTCTATACGGGGATTTCAAAGTTTGCCGGGTCGGGGCCTGCCTTTGTCGGTTCTCCGGAAACCGTCGCGGAGGCGGTGCTCGACTATTACGATCTCGGGATCGAGACCTATTCGATCGGTGCGCCGGCTGTGACCCAGGAGGATCGGGAGCTTCGCGACGATCTGCTACGCAGACTGGCGGCAGGATCGCAGGAGCGCGATCAGCAATGCAAGAAAGGTCTGGGGGCAGCGTGACCGACGATTCCGACCGGAACACCATCTGGTACACGCGCTGCCCACTTCCGACGGCGCTGTCCTTTGCCTACAGGACCGGCATTCTTGCGCGACACATCGAGGGAAGCGGTTTCACGCTGCTATCGCTCAAGGGTGCCGCGTCCAGAGAAATGCGACAGTCACATTTCGACAACACGTTGCCCGGCATGATACGCCAGGGCGGCAACGTGCCGCCGATCTGGTCGCGATCAAAGGGTCGCGATATCCGCCTTGTCGGGCTAAGCTGGACCAATGAGGCACAGCTCGTGCTCACGCTGCCCGAAACGGGCATCGATACGATCGCTGCTCTGCGTGGACGCAGGCTGGCCTTGCCGGTCCGGCCGAATTATCCGGTCGATCACTGGAGGGCCAGCGTATTGTCCGGGTACGAAAACGTTCTGTCCCACGCCGGGCTGGTGCTGTCTGATGTTACCCTTGTGGAGATCGAGATTCCTGACGAGGGATCCGAGCAACGGGAGGAAGCCGATGGCTCCGCACTGAAAATGAGCAGAAGGTCAATCTCGCGATCAACGCTGTCGGCGCAACGTTACGAGGCTAGGGCGCTGATCCGCGGCGAGGTCGATGCCCTGTTCGCGCCGGGACATTACGGTGTCGCTCTGAGCGAGTTTCTCGGTGCATCCGTGGTGGCCGATCTTTCGGCGGAGCCGGACCGCCTAAAGAAGATCAACAATTTCACCCTGCTTGCCCTGACCATGGAGGGTGGTCTCGTAGATCGCGATCCTGACGTCGCGGAACGTATCGTGATAGCAACGCTGGACGCGGCGGAATGGGCGCGTCGCAACGCTGAAGAGGCCGCCCGTATAGTCGCCGCCGAATCTGGTAATGCCGAGGACTTGGTAACCTCCATCTTCGGGGCGGATTTTGCCGGTGACCTCGCTCCCGGGTTCAGTGACGAGCAGGTCGATGCGCTCGAGCGGCAGATATCGGCTCTGCATCGCAATGGGATCATCAGCGCGAAGATAGCGGCATCGTCCTGGATAGACCGGAGGCTTTTGGAAAAGGCCACCGCCAGATGGAGCACCGGGGGCCGCTTGGCATAGGCGTTGGAAACAGCTTGGTGAAACGCGGCGAGCCGGATATCCATTCTACCAATCCCACGTAGACTTTTCCGGAACTCATGACCGATCGCGCCAATCTTCGTGACACGCAAACCTCGCTTCCCACCGCTTTGCTGCGGGCACGCGAAGCGATGGCAAGCAGATTTCGGCCCATCTTTGCACTGTATGACATCACAGACGCGCAATGGCGAGTGCTGCGGGTACTGGACGAAGCTGAGATGCTGACGGCTTCCGATGTTGCCCGGCGGGCGATGATCCAAGGGCCCAGTCTGACCCGAATTATACGGACACTCAACGAGCGTGGCCTGATATGCATCCAGAAGAACGGTGCAGACGGACGTGCAGTGCTGTTGACGATTGACAAAGCCGGCCGCTCCCTGATCAGAGAGATCGTGCCGCAGACATCGGGACTCTATCGGCACGTCGAAGAGAGCTTCGGCGCGGCACGTATGTCAACGTTGATCGGCCTTCTTAACGAACTTGCCGAACTGCCTCTGGATGAAAGCTAGGGTTTCAGTCCTGATCTCTAGAGCATTTCCGGTGAACCCGTGTTCACCGGAAATGCTCTAACTCTTTGTTTTAATGCATAGTCCGGACGCCAAATCCGATTCGGATTTGACAGGAAATGCCCTAGCGCTTTCGTTGAGAAGGCTTGAACATCGGTCTCTTCACCTTGGGTGCCTTTGCACAGGCTTGGAGGCAAATGCAGGAGCCGCCACCAGTGATCGACGTCGAGGCTGTAAAGTCGAGCGTGCCATCAGTTGTCCTCGCGTCCGGATGAACAGTTATGCCACCACCGTAAAAGCGCTCGTTTCCGACAGGGTCCTGTAATGTCTTGAACCGCTCGAGCGTCCCGTCGTGATCAAGCTTCGCCGTAAACAAGCGCGCCCGCCAAAGCAACTGGCTGGCTATGATCACATAACCGAGCTTGCCCCATCTTCGCTTCGCGTCCTGTGTCACCGCAACAGCCAGGTCAGCGCTGAAGCTGATACTGGCAACACTAAAGAAGGGGATGTCGGTGGCGATACCGAGGTCGATTCTAGTCGCTTTTTCCTCTCGCGATGACATCGATGGCAGCGCGCAGGTCCAGGGGCAGGCCTATGGTGTGGGCGAAATCATTTGCCGTGCCAAACCGAGCCATATGTGGACGGCACCTTACCTGCAAGAGTTCATTTCGAATGATTGGATTGGATCGCTTGCGTTCATATGTCCGGCCTGTTGGTGCGTTCCGCCTGGCTCTTCTGATCCTATGGTGGGAGGGCCAACGAGCCGATCCAGGAGAGAAGCGTGGACCCCGAAAGACATTGAACACCGGTGCGGAAGATAACTCGATAGCGCTTGACCTCAACACGCCGAATAGAGAAGGTCTCATTACAAGGTGCCGGGGTAGCGAAGCCGCTCGCACGCATGCCCTCAATGGCGCTGCAGCGAGGGCGACGGCTTGTGGTTGCTGCGATCATCCCGGTTCACTTGCCGCGGGTAGATGCAGCCGATGCCACAGAAGGATGCCACCAGCGGCGGCAGCGCAAACCGTCATGACAGCGGACATGCTAATAACCGGCGTCAGGGTCGACGTCGCCATAGCGCCAAAGGCGCTCGCTGCCGCGCCGAGGACCATTTGAACGGAGCGGCTCAGGCCACTGGCCGTTGCGGCCACGCCCGACATCGGTTGCATCGCGCAGTGAACAGCGTTCGGCGCAATGATGCCGAAGGAGATCGTTACGATGGTGACGAGCGGAACGAGGGTCCAGAGGGTGGCAAGATCCAACAATGCGAGTAGCAGGCTCAGCAGAACTGCGAAATTCATGGCGCACAGGGCGCAGCTGATCAACATCATTGGCGATATCTTGCTGCTCAGGCGCGCGCTGAGACTTGATCCGACAATCAGGCCGCAGGACATAAGCCCGAATGTCAATGCGAAAGAGGACGCACTCAGGCCGAAGGTCTGGATGAAGACCGCCGCTGACGCCGAGATATAGGCAAATTTGCAGGCAAAGCTGAAGGCGTAGACCAAGGTAAAGTTGCGAAACGTGCGATTGGCTATAACTTCGACATACCGCGAGGCGAGAGTTGCCGAACTGAGGGAAGGACGGCGATCTTTGTCCATGGTCTCGGGCAGGCAGAACGCGACAGTGAGCGCCAATATGAATGCCACCATGCCCTGGGAGAGATAAACCATCTCCCAGGACACAATCCCGAGCATAGCGCTCCCGATCAAAGGGGCAACCAGAGGCGCAACACCGATCACCGTCATGATCTTTGCGAACATCGTCCGTGCCTCGACCCCGTCCATGGTGTCGCGCACGATTGCGAAAGGCACGACGGCACAAGCGCCCCCGGCGATCCCTTGCAGCAATCGAAACCCCAGCAGGGCCGAAAAGTCGGTCGTGAAGGCGCATGCTCCCGCGGCAAACGCAAAAACCAACAGGCCTGACAACATGACCGGCCTCCGGCCGAACCGATCGGCGAGCGGCCCTGCAAAAAGGGGCGTTACCGCAAAGCCGAAAAGAAACACGCTGAGGGTAAGGGGACCGCGCCCCGCAGCGTCAGCAAAGGCTGCTTCTATGGAGGGGATCGCGGGCAGACCCATGTCAATCGCGATCGGTGGCAGGGCCGATAGAGCACCCAGCAGTAAGATGAACGCCGATGAACCAGGTTTCATTCTACCGTTCCCCAAGGGACGGCCGGCACGATCGCGGCTTCAGAGTGGTAGAGCGGGATATGGATGCTGATGATCACGATTCCTCAGCTGAGGTAGGAGCTAAAGCGTTCAAGAGGGTTTGGCAGTCCGCGTTACTGGTACTGACCAGATCGACAGGCTTTACAGTTCCTATCCAGAAGCCATAGCCGTGGTTATTGTCCAGGTCCAGTCACTGCCGGCCTTTTACAGAAGCCGAGGGGTCTCGGAGGTAATGCAGGATTGGCTGGCTTGCATCACCTGCGGGGACGGTGCCTTGCCAAGGCTCTCCGCCAGTTGGGCCTGCAGAGGTGCAATGACGAGGAGGTTGAATATCCATGCAGGTAATTCGTTCATGTCAGTTCCAATTTTAACCGTGTTTGGAGGTCCATGCCGTTACGCCGGGCGCATCCTGACGCTCTGGCTGTCATCGGTCAGGAGAGGGAGAGGGAGAGGTGGTTGTGCCGGAGACAAAAGGGGACGGCTGCTACTTTTTCACAATGCCCCATATGGCGTGAATTATTCCAGGGAAGTACCCGAACAATATCAGGATAATGTTCACGCAGAAATGAAATCCGATTCCGACCTGAAGGAAAACGCCGACCGGCGGAAGTAGGATTGCGAAGAGAATTCGAATGATATCGCACGTTCATTTCCTGATATATTGGGAACGATCTAAGCCCACGTATCGTTGAGTTCAGAGCTTCCTGAGCCTTGGAGCAGTCCGGTTTGAGGCAACTATCCTAGGAAAATGAGTTTGCCGGTTAGGGATAGAGGTAGAGGCTCGGCCAATCCTTGCGAGGGATACGCGCTCCTTCGGCATACCGGAACGCCTCGATACGCAGGTGGTCCCTACTGGTCGTACAGTCGTAGGATAGTCGATACCAGTCGCCTTTTCGACGAAAGACCGCGCCGGAGGCCAAAAGATGAATCGGTGCTCTGATAGGTCGGGAAAATGTGTACGATATGACCTTGTCAGCATGAAGCTGTTCCATCCCCTCGATATCGCATCGCTGTTCGAGCTGATCGGCTTCGTTCAGCTTCTTGAGCTGCGAAATAACTTTCGCATCCAGCGAATATGCCGAAGATGGGAACGACAACACGGCGACCGCCAGGAGAAGTGTGGAGAGACAAAACGGGGCTCGTGCATTGCTCATCATGGAGAGGCTCCAACGGTC from Rhizobium sp. ACO-34A includes these protein-coding regions:
- a CDS encoding MFS transporter is translated as MFLAGFATFSLIYCVQPLLPEFAAHFGISAGESSLAMSLTTASLAMSILLMAAFSEKVGRRGLIFFSMVLASVFAIAAAIAPSWEGILLARTLQGVALGGVPAVAMAYLAEEVSPERLGLSMGLYVGGTAFGGMAGRVVTGALAEWLTWKGALAIIGLIDLMTAFLFLLLLPASTNFVARKGLSLQTHLRAWSDHLRDPFLFLLFSIGFVSLGAFMAIYNFIGFRLINEPYNLNSAQIGLIFLAYIGGIAASASAGALANRIGRGTIMLAGTIICLTGVGLTTLTPLYAIIAGIVTVTIGFFMVHSVASAWVGKRAPRNKGHASSLYLLSYYLGASVLGSSGGLAWRGGGWDAVALYAAGLLSGLLLLTILLRRAEDGSWQSQT
- a CDS encoding alkene reductase (FMN-linked; catalyzes the formation of N-ethylsuccinimide from N-ethylmaleimide), with amino-acid sequence MTNQNDLFSPTCIGAIPVANRIAMAPLTRARAGMDGVHTPLAVDYYRQRASAGLIITEATNISQQGRGYAFTPGIYTDEHVKCWRTIADAVHDAGGRIVMQLWHVGRFSHSSLQDGENPPVAPTALQAEGETYTEKGFERPSMPRALEINEITGIIDDYRHAARCALAAGMDGVEVHSANNYLLEQFIRDSTNHRTDRYGGSIENRTRLTVEVTQAVAEIWGSERVGVRLSPLTRSPANAPFDSTPQETYGFLAERLGELGLAYLHCVEGQTRGANAASEFDFQLLRRKFGGQYIANNGYNGPLAREAITSGWADMVAFGQYFIANPDLVERLRVGAPLIEAPRETYYGGGARGYIDWVTMPS
- a CDS encoding homoprotocatechuate degradation operon regulator HpaR, translated to MTDRANLRDTQTSLPTALLRAREAMASRFRPIFALYDITDAQWRVLRVLDEAEMLTASDVARRAMIQGPSLTRIIRTLNERGLICIQKNGADGRAVLLTIDKAGRSLIREIVPQTSGLYRHVEESFGAARMSTLIGLLNELAELPLDES
- a CDS encoding YqaE/Pmp3 family membrane protein gives rise to the protein MIRILFAILLPPVGVFLQVGIGFHFCVNIILILFGYFPGIIHAIWGIVKK